The Diprion similis isolate iyDipSimi1 chromosome 11, iyDipSimi1.1, whole genome shotgun sequence genome includes a region encoding these proteins:
- the LOC124412290 gene encoding uncharacterized protein LOC124412290 isoform X1, translating to MPSATHTPFPQGMGSVGSNATGTTGSSATTMGSPKVASVPEPPPTLSEREQLKIEFYKTYDVMTGVRIAATLGGFFGLMVILVVYKSRCKSSKQLEDPQLTAAAAAAVAEAEAEERALAAALEAIARLPPRPDRGPRRSLCVEASSSRATAVPRFASVGGGGGYDALLAPPMRHPRLALPGDHRRCSSVTCSSTASSYLERRGSAMTMPCLPPPSRFPRHAAYDEPWDLYYPIDIQVIQPTPDMSPCGSEAGLYAGAMGMGPPGRRAPLASMGSVDPPDPDSRSLGSDSVFLDEEELDVMREDCECLDTEDEVSGFSTDSDTPGPSCRRFLRVPPRRRQLPERWDGAAGCVPRRRASAPPKPCRTCLTISASVETPRSPPTASTTSSSNSIESPPHTPPIELRHRPPVTLPSAPPAWSQETLF from the exons GGATGGGGAGCGTGGGTAGCAACGCCACGGGGACGACGGGGTCGTCGGCGACGACGATGGGATCACCGAAGGTGGCGTCTGTCCCAGAGCCGCCGCCGACCCTCAGCGAAAGAGAACAGCTCAAGATCGAGTTCTACAAGACTTACGACGTGATGACCGGCGTTCGCATCGCCGCTACCCTCGGCGGCTTCTTTGGTCTGATGGTCATACTCGTTGTGTATAAAAGCAG ATGTAAGTCCAGCAAGCAGCTCGAGGACCCTCAACTCACGGCGGCTGCGGCGGCTGCCGTGGCGGAAGCTGAGGCCGAGGAAAGGGCGCTTGCAGCAGCCCTGGAGGCGATCGCCAGGTTACCGCCAAGGCCAGACCGCGGGCCGAGGCGCTCCTTGTGCGTCGAG GCGAGCTCGTCGCGCGCTACCGCGGTTCCGAGGTTTGCATCGGTGGGCGGAGGCGGCGGATACGACGCCCTTCTTGCGCCTCCGATGCGACATCCGCGGCTAGCACTTCCGGGCGATCATCGTCGCTGCAGTTCCGTCACCTGCAGCAGCACAGCCAGTAGCTACCTTGAGCGAAGAGGATCCGCTATGACGATGCCCTGCCTTCCACCACCTTCCAGGTTCCCCAGGCACGCCGCTTACGACGAACCCTGGGATCTCTACTACCCGATCGATATCCAG GTGATCCAGCCGACCCCTGACATGTCCCCGTGCGGAAGTGAGGCTGGCCTCTACGCCGGGGCGATGGGAATGGGTCCTCCGGGTCGACGGGCGCCCCTGGCTTCCATGGGTAGCGTCGACCCTCCCGACCCGGACTCCAGGTCACTGGGTTCGGATTCAGTCTTTCTCGACGAGGAGGAGCTCGACGTTATGCGGGAGGACTGCGAGTGCCTCGACACCGAGGACGAGGTCTCGGGCTTTTCGACGGACTCCGACACTCCGGGGCCGAGCTGTCGGCGATTCCTGAGGGTTCCACCCAGGCGAAGACAGCTACCGGAAAGATGGGACGGCGCCGCTGGTTGCGTGCCCAGGCGACGAGCCAGTGCGCCTCCAAAACCCTGTAGAACCTGCCTTACGATCAGCGCTTCCGTCGAGACGCCGAG ATCGCCGCCTACGGCGTCGACGAcgagcagcagcaacagcatcgAGTCACCGCCTCACACACCTCCAATCGAGCTGAGGCATCGGCCCCCGGTAACTCTGCCATCCGCGCCGCCCGCCTGGTCCCAGGAGACgcttttttaa
- the LOC124412290 gene encoding uncharacterized protein LOC124412290 isoform X2, translating into MPSATHTPFPQGMGSVGSNATGTTGSSATTMGSPKVASVPEPPPTLSEREQLKIEFYKTYDVMTGVRIAATLGGFFGLMVILVVYKSRCKSSKQLEDPQLTAAAAAAVAEAEAEERALAAALEAIARLPPRPDRGPRRSLCVEASSSRATAVPRFASVGGGGGYDALLAPPMRHPRLALPGDHRRCSSVTCSSTASSYLERRGSAMTMPCLPPPSRFPRHAAYDEPWDLYYPIDIQVIQPTPDMSPCGSEAGLYAGAMGMGPPGRRAPLASMGSVDPPDPDSRSLGSDSVFLDEEELDVMREDCECLDTEDEVSGFSTDSDTPGPSCRRFLRVPPRRRQLPERWDGAAGCVPRRRASAPPKPCRTCLTISASVETPSNE; encoded by the exons GGATGGGGAGCGTGGGTAGCAACGCCACGGGGACGACGGGGTCGTCGGCGACGACGATGGGATCACCGAAGGTGGCGTCTGTCCCAGAGCCGCCGCCGACCCTCAGCGAAAGAGAACAGCTCAAGATCGAGTTCTACAAGACTTACGACGTGATGACCGGCGTTCGCATCGCCGCTACCCTCGGCGGCTTCTTTGGTCTGATGGTCATACTCGTTGTGTATAAAAGCAG ATGTAAGTCCAGCAAGCAGCTCGAGGACCCTCAACTCACGGCGGCTGCGGCGGCTGCCGTGGCGGAAGCTGAGGCCGAGGAAAGGGCGCTTGCAGCAGCCCTGGAGGCGATCGCCAGGTTACCGCCAAGGCCAGACCGCGGGCCGAGGCGCTCCTTGTGCGTCGAG GCGAGCTCGTCGCGCGCTACCGCGGTTCCGAGGTTTGCATCGGTGGGCGGAGGCGGCGGATACGACGCCCTTCTTGCGCCTCCGATGCGACATCCGCGGCTAGCACTTCCGGGCGATCATCGTCGCTGCAGTTCCGTCACCTGCAGCAGCACAGCCAGTAGCTACCTTGAGCGAAGAGGATCCGCTATGACGATGCCCTGCCTTCCACCACCTTCCAGGTTCCCCAGGCACGCCGCTTACGACGAACCCTGGGATCTCTACTACCCGATCGATATCCAG GTGATCCAGCCGACCCCTGACATGTCCCCGTGCGGAAGTGAGGCTGGCCTCTACGCCGGGGCGATGGGAATGGGTCCTCCGGGTCGACGGGCGCCCCTGGCTTCCATGGGTAGCGTCGACCCTCCCGACCCGGACTCCAGGTCACTGGGTTCGGATTCAGTCTTTCTCGACGAGGAGGAGCTCGACGTTATGCGGGAGGACTGCGAGTGCCTCGACACCGAGGACGAGGTCTCGGGCTTTTCGACGGACTCCGACACTCCGGGGCCGAGCTGTCGGCGATTCCTGAGGGTTCCACCCAGGCGAAGACAGCTACCGGAAAGATGGGACGGCGCCGCTGGTTGCGTGCCCAGGCGACGAGCCAGTGCGCCTCCAAAACCCTGTAGAACCTGCCTTACGATCAGCGCTTCCGTCGAGACGCCGAG TAATGAATAA